The Heliorestis convoluta genome includes the window AAAAGCGCCGCAATTCTTCCATGCTGAACTGTCGAGCCTGCCGTTCTAGTTTGCCAATGACTGTCACAGGCACTTTCAGCTCTTTCGCACAATCGCTAGCTTTCAAATTTTTGGCTTTCATGTCTTTAAGCCAGAGCAGTTGACGCACATGACGAACGAGTAAGAACAATAGTTTAACAGGTGCTTGGCCTTGTCGGATCAGATCGCGAAGAATCAGCAGCGTCTTATCAAATTGTTTGGCACTAATGCTATCGGCCATCGCAAAGACATTATCTTCTGCAGTTGCCGGTACAAGGCGACGAACTCGTTCAAAGGTAACGCGTCGCCGCGAGGAAGGTTGCCCAAGAAAGGTGTATAACTTCTCTAATTCCAAAGCGACTCGGCCAATCTCTCCATCAGTCCGTTCTAGCAACAAATTCAAAGCATCTGGATCAAAGGGCAGTCCCATCTTTTTGGCTCTTTCTAGAGTCCAGGCTTGTACACCGGCTAGAGTCGGTTTTTTTACGTCGACAACATAGCCACGCTTCTCCAGTACTTTGTAGAGCTTTTTTCGTTTGTCAATTCCAAAAGGCGAATAAAATATCAAAGTACTCGTTGGTGAAGGATCATCTAGATAGGCTAACAGTGCATCTTCAGAAGAGACGGATCCTTTCCGGCTTTTTTCTGTCTTTGTAGCAGTACTTTTATCCTCTTCTTTTTCTTCAAGATTTTTTTTGGGCGCTCGTACGTATTGAGAGTCTCTTATGAGAATCAATTTTTTCTCGGCAAAAAATGGTGGCATCTGGGCAATTTCTACGATTCTTTCAGCAGAGCTTTCTCCATCGAGTCGTTCAATCCCGAAGTCACCACCTGACATTTCTGTAAAGGTGTTACTTAATTCCTCTACCAGTTCTTGCATCATATGTGGTTCATTGCCTGTAATCAAATAGACAGGTGCAAAAAGACGGCGTCTAATCGTGGCTTGCATGGCTGAATAATCCATAATACCCGCCTTCCCCTAGAAACGACATCGACAGCTTTCTCATATTGTATAGCATCGGGAAAACACTCTCAAGTCCAAACCTGCAGGTGATCAAATTTGAATTATGTAGCAGAAGAAGTGGTCACTTTGCTTAAAAAAAAGTATAAAGTTACCGTTTCAGCAATTCAACAGCTTTCCGTAGTCTGGCGACTGGAAAGCAACCTCGGTCCC containing:
- the holA gene encoding DNA polymerase III subunit delta, with product MDYSAMQATIRRRLFAPVYLITGNEPHMMQELVEELSNTFTEMSGGDFGIERLDGESSAERIVEIAQMPPFFAEKKLILIRDSQYVRAPKKNLEEKEEDKSTATKTEKSRKGSVSSEDALLAYLDDPSPTSTLIFYSPFGIDKRKKLYKVLEKRGYVVDVKKPTLAGVQAWTLERAKKMGLPFDPDALNLLLERTDGEIGRVALELEKLYTFLGQPSSRRRVTFERVRRLVPATAEDNVFAMADSISAKQFDKTLLILRDLIRQGQAPVKLLFLLVRHVRQLLWLKDMKAKNLKASDCAKELKVPVTVIGKLERQARQFSMEELRRFYSSLCQADVKIKTGAGEAQQTLEGTILSLAKEKKLFS